The following coding sequences are from one Streptomyces sp. NBC_01232 window:
- a CDS encoding aminoglycoside phosphotransferase family protein, with amino-acid sequence MVEIPEGLVEAQVGFNGDAGREFIAALPARAERFLEEWGLLRTGPAMHGVTALVLPVVQADGSPAVLKLVSVDEESAGEPVALRAWDGRGCVRLLRHDAGTGTLLLERLDEGRGLAELARRDARAAVAVVGELLARLGAVPAPAGLRGLGDMAAGMLAQVPQALGRLVDERDRRLLKDCAAAVAEVAGEPGDRLLHWDLHYDNVLAGAREPWLAIDPKPLAGDPGFDLMPAIINNFRAGDVRWRFDLLTEAAGLDRERARAWTLGRVLQNCLWDVEDGEERLDDDQLTVAEVLLKG; translated from the coding sequence ATGGTTGAGATTCCGGAGGGGCTGGTCGAGGCGCAGGTCGGGTTCAACGGCGACGCGGGGCGGGAGTTCATCGCCGCTCTGCCCGCGCGGGCGGAGCGGTTTCTGGAGGAGTGGGGGCTGCTTCGTACCGGGCCGGCGATGCACGGGGTGACGGCCCTGGTGCTGCCGGTGGTGCAGGCCGACGGGAGCCCCGCCGTGCTGAAGCTGGTGTCGGTGGACGAGGAGAGCGCGGGGGAGCCGGTCGCGCTGCGCGCGTGGGACGGGCGCGGCTGCGTACGGCTGCTGCGGCACGACGCGGGCACGGGCACCCTGCTGCTGGAGCGGCTGGACGAGGGCCGCGGCCTCGCGGAGCTCGCGCGGCGGGACGCGCGTGCGGCGGTGGCGGTGGTCGGGGAGTTGCTGGCGCGGCTCGGCGCGGTGCCGGCCCCGGCCGGGCTGCGCGGGCTCGGCGACATGGCCGCCGGGATGCTGGCTCAGGTGCCGCAGGCGCTGGGGCGGCTGGTGGACGAGCGCGACCGGCGGCTGCTGAAGGACTGCGCGGCGGCGGTCGCGGAGGTGGCGGGCGAGCCGGGTGACCGGCTGCTGCACTGGGACCTGCACTACGACAACGTGCTGGCCGGCGCCCGGGAGCCGTGGCTGGCGATCGACCCGAAGCCGCTGGCGGGCGATCCGGGGTTCGATCTGATGCCGGCGATCATCAACAACTTCCGCGCCGGGGACGTGCGGTGGCGGTTCGACCTGCTGACGGAGGCGGCGGGGCTGGACCGGGAGCGGGCGCGGGCCTGGACGCTGGGGCGGGTGCTGCAGAACTGCCTGTGGGACGTGGAGGACGGGGAAGAGCGCCTGGACGACGACCAGTTGACGGTCGCCGAGGTGCTGCTGAAGGGGTGA
- a CDS encoding ABC transporter ATP-binding protein, whose amino-acid sequence MASVTFDKATRLYPGGDKPAVDQLELEIQDGEFLVLVGPSGCGKSTSLRMLAGLEDVNGGAIRIGDRDVTHLPPKDRDIAMVFQNYALYPHMTVADNMGFALKIAGEDKATIRKKVEDAAKMLDLTQYLDRKPKALSGGQRQRVAMGRAIVRKPQVFLMDEPLSNLDAKLRVSTRTQIAALQRDLGITTVYVTHDQVEAMTMGDRVAVLKDGLLQQVDTPRNMYDRPANLFVAGFIGSPAMNLVEVPITDGGVKFGDSVVPVSREALSAAADAGDRTVMVGVRPEHFDVAETGGLTIVVNVVEELGADGYVYGSTATAEGSQDLVVRVGGRQVPEKGSSLHVVPRADEIHVFSTSSGERLSN is encoded by the coding sequence ATGGCTTCTGTCACTTTCGACAAGGCGACCCGTCTGTACCCCGGCGGCGACAAGCCCGCCGTCGACCAGCTCGAGCTGGAGATCCAGGACGGCGAGTTCCTCGTCCTCGTCGGCCCGTCCGGCTGCGGCAAGTCCACCTCGCTGCGCATGCTCGCCGGCCTGGAGGACGTCAACGGCGGCGCCATCCGCATCGGTGACCGCGACGTCACGCACCTGCCGCCCAAGGACCGGGACATCGCGATGGTGTTCCAGAACTACGCGCTCTACCCGCACATGACCGTCGCCGACAACATGGGCTTCGCGCTCAAGATCGCCGGCGAGGACAAGGCCACCATCCGCAAGAAGGTGGAGGACGCGGCGAAGATGCTCGACCTCACCCAGTACCTGGACCGCAAGCCCAAGGCGCTCTCCGGCGGCCAGCGCCAGCGCGTCGCCATGGGCCGCGCCATCGTGCGCAAGCCCCAGGTGTTCCTCATGGACGAGCCGCTGTCGAACCTCGACGCCAAGCTCCGCGTCTCCACCCGCACGCAGATCGCGGCGCTCCAGCGCGACCTCGGCATCACCACCGTCTACGTCACCCACGACCAGGTCGAGGCCATGACGATGGGCGACCGCGTGGCCGTCCTCAAGGACGGGCTGCTCCAGCAGGTCGACACCCCGCGCAACATGTACGACCGCCCCGCGAACCTCTTCGTCGCCGGCTTCATCGGCTCCCCGGCCATGAACCTGGTCGAGGTCCCGATCACCGACGGCGGCGTGAAGTTCGGCGACAGCGTCGTCCCGGTGTCGCGCGAGGCGCTGTCCGCGGCGGCCGACGCGGGCGACCGCACCGTCATGGTCGGTGTCCGTCCGGAGCACTTCGACGTCGCCGAGACCGGCGGTCTGACCATCGTCGTGAACGTCGTCGAGGAACTCGGCGCCGACGGCTACGTCTACGGCTCCACCGCGACCGCCGAGGGCTCCCAGGACCTCGTGGTCCGCGTGGGCGGCCGCCAGGTCCCGGAGAAGGGCTCCAGCCTCCACGTGGTGCCGCGCGCGGACGAGATCCACGTCTTCTCGACCTCCTCCGGCGAGCGGCTGTCCAACTAG
- a CDS encoding sensor histidine kinase — MNAPLAHQEQPVSHPAPPRDDTRTLAMVAHTAFFLLLGASVVRFLLRHPGEPRTPWVLALSITLALLYVLGPALGAAPTARRLLWLGLVVTIWVVLVVLAPSFAWCAVPLFFTALRTLPPRAAVVLVALLTGFVVIAQLQLAKSFDPNLLLAPPAVAALATAVFVHMERQAQAQRTLIDDLIRTRRELAATERREGTLAERQRLSMEIHDTLAQNLSSQQMLLQAADRTWDSDPATARAHVRTATGIAAHGLAEARRLVHDLAPPELADGAGLADALRFLDAGPGIEVRFHLEGTPAPLPDRVQSALLRIAQGALANVREHSGARTAALTLSFLGDQVVLDIADDGHGFTEPRTGTRTGAAGRGHGLPAMRARVRQLGGTLTIESTPGEGTVLSAAIPLEPAP, encoded by the coding sequence ATGAACGCACCCCTCGCACACCAGGAGCAACCGGTGAGCCACCCCGCCCCGCCGCGCGACGACACCCGCACGCTGGCCATGGTCGCGCACACCGCGTTCTTCCTGCTCCTCGGCGCCTCCGTGGTCCGCTTCCTGCTGCGCCATCCCGGCGAACCCCGCACCCCGTGGGTCCTCGCCCTCAGCATCACCCTGGCCCTGCTCTACGTACTCGGCCCCGCGCTCGGCGCCGCCCCCACCGCCCGCCGGCTCCTGTGGCTCGGCCTGGTCGTCACCATCTGGGTGGTCCTGGTCGTCCTCGCGCCGAGCTTCGCCTGGTGCGCCGTGCCGCTGTTCTTCACCGCCCTGCGCACCCTGCCGCCACGCGCCGCCGTCGTGCTCGTCGCCCTCCTCACCGGCTTCGTGGTGATCGCCCAGCTCCAGCTGGCCAAGTCCTTCGACCCCAACCTGCTGCTGGCCCCGCCCGCCGTCGCCGCCCTCGCCACCGCCGTCTTCGTCCACATGGAACGCCAGGCCCAGGCCCAGCGCACACTGATCGACGACCTGATCCGCACCCGCCGGGAGCTCGCAGCCACCGAGCGCCGCGAAGGCACCCTCGCCGAACGGCAGCGGCTGTCCATGGAGATCCACGACACCCTCGCCCAGAACCTGTCCAGCCAGCAGATGCTGCTCCAGGCCGCGGACCGCACCTGGGACAGCGACCCGGCCACCGCCCGCGCGCACGTCCGTACCGCCACCGGCATCGCCGCGCACGGCCTCGCCGAGGCCCGCCGGCTCGTCCACGACCTGGCCCCGCCCGAGCTCGCCGACGGCGCCGGCCTCGCCGACGCCCTGCGCTTCCTGGACGCCGGCCCCGGCATCGAGGTCCGCTTCCACCTCGAAGGCACCCCCGCCCCGCTCCCGGACCGGGTCCAGTCCGCCCTGCTGCGCATAGCCCAGGGCGCGCTGGCCAACGTCCGGGAGCACTCCGGCGCCCGTACGGCCGCACTCACCCTCAGCTTCCTGGGCGACCAGGTCGTCCTGGACATCGCCGACGACGGCCACGGCTTCACCGAGCCCCGCACCGGGACCCGTACCGGCGCCGCAGGACGCGGGCACGGCCTCCCGGCCATGCGGGCCCGCGTCCGCCAGCTCGGCGGCACCCTGACGATCGAATCCACGCCGGGCGAGGGCACCGTCCTCTCCGCGGCCATCCCCCTGGAGCCGGCCCCATGA
- a CDS encoding pentapeptide repeat-containing protein, with protein MARKGQQEQTVKAARRPELRLPGLTVWEGGELEPDGDYDGLEFADLDLAGQEGIGSRFMDCAVRRCALDEAGLAKARILDSVLEGVRGVGTDLSGASLRDVELVDARLGGVQLHGAVLERVVVRGGKIDYLNLRKARLKDVVFEGCVLVEPDFAGAVLERVEFRDCALRGVDFSGVRMADVDLREASVLEIARGVDALAGAVISPGQLFDLAPALAAQLGVRVVS; from the coding sequence ATGGCGCGCAAAGGGCAGCAGGAGCAGACGGTGAAGGCGGCACGGCGGCCGGAGCTGCGGCTGCCCGGGCTGACCGTGTGGGAGGGGGGTGAGCTGGAGCCGGACGGGGACTACGACGGGCTGGAGTTCGCGGACCTCGACCTGGCGGGGCAGGAGGGGATCGGGTCCCGGTTCATGGACTGCGCGGTGCGGCGGTGTGCGCTGGACGAGGCGGGGCTGGCGAAGGCGCGGATCCTGGACTCGGTGCTGGAGGGGGTCCGGGGCGTGGGGACGGACCTGTCGGGGGCCTCGCTGCGGGACGTGGAGCTGGTGGACGCGCGACTGGGCGGGGTGCAGCTGCACGGGGCGGTGCTGGAGCGGGTGGTGGTCCGCGGGGGCAAGATCGACTACCTGAACCTGCGGAAGGCGCGGCTCAAGGACGTGGTCTTCGAGGGGTGCGTGCTGGTGGAGCCGGACTTCGCGGGCGCGGTGCTGGAGCGTGTGGAGTTCCGGGACTGCGCGCTGCGGGGGGTGGACTTCAGCGGGGTGCGGATGGCGGACGTGGACCTGCGGGAGGCGTCCGTGCTGGAGATCGCGCGCGGGGTGGACGCCCTGGCCGGGGCGGTCATCAGCCCGGGGCAGCTGTTCGACCTGGCCCCGGCGCTGGCGGCGCAGCTGGGCGTGCGGGTGGTGTCCTAG
- a CDS encoding NAD(P)/FAD-dependent oxidoreductase: MTINGGISFWYASDDRTDPPRAPLTTDTTADVVIVGGGYTGLWTAYYLKRAAPGLRITLLEQKFCGYGASGRNGGWLYNGIAGRDRYAALHGHPAARRLQQAMNETVTEVIDVAAKEGIDADIHRGGVLEVARTPAQLSRLRAFHAHEVAFGETDRELLDAAATRARIDIADAVGSSWSPHGARIHPLKLAKGLAAAVEALGVVIHESTPVTEIAPGLAVTPYGTVRAPHVLRCTEGFTAALKGQKRSWLPMNSSMIVTAPLPPSVWDRLGWSDSTLLGDMAHAYMYAQRTADDRIAIGGRGVPYRFGSRTDNDGRTQPATVASLTALLTAFFPQLTGTEITHAWSGVLGVPRDWCATVTLDRASGLGWAGGYVGSGVATSNLAARTLRDLVLGESTELTALPWVNHRVRRWEPEPLRWLGVQALYAAYREADRRESATHRPTTTPLARLADRISGRG, encoded by the coding sequence ATGACGATCAACGGCGGCATCTCCTTCTGGTACGCGAGCGACGACCGCACCGACCCGCCCCGTGCCCCCCTCACCACCGACACCACCGCCGACGTCGTCATCGTCGGCGGCGGCTACACCGGCCTGTGGACGGCCTATTACCTCAAGCGCGCCGCCCCCGGCCTCCGCATCACGCTCCTGGAGCAGAAGTTCTGCGGCTACGGCGCCTCCGGGCGCAACGGCGGCTGGCTCTACAACGGCATCGCCGGCCGCGACCGCTACGCCGCCCTCCACGGCCACCCGGCCGCCCGCCGCCTCCAGCAGGCCATGAACGAGACGGTCACCGAGGTCATCGACGTCGCCGCCAAGGAGGGCATCGACGCCGACATCCACCGCGGCGGCGTCCTCGAAGTCGCCCGCACCCCCGCCCAGCTCAGCCGCCTGCGGGCCTTCCACGCCCACGAGGTCGCCTTCGGCGAGACCGACCGCGAGCTCCTCGACGCCGCCGCCACCCGCGCCCGCATCGACATCGCCGACGCCGTCGGCTCCAGCTGGAGCCCGCACGGCGCCCGCATCCACCCCCTGAAGCTGGCCAAGGGCCTGGCCGCCGCCGTCGAGGCGCTCGGCGTGGTGATCCACGAGTCCACGCCCGTCACCGAGATCGCCCCGGGCCTCGCCGTCACCCCGTACGGCACGGTCCGCGCCCCCCACGTGCTGCGCTGCACGGAGGGCTTCACCGCAGCCCTCAAGGGCCAGAAGCGCTCCTGGCTCCCGATGAACTCCTCCATGATCGTGACCGCGCCCCTCCCGCCCTCGGTCTGGGACCGGCTGGGCTGGTCGGACAGCACGCTCCTCGGCGACATGGCCCACGCGTACATGTACGCCCAGCGCACCGCCGACGACCGCATCGCGATCGGCGGGCGCGGAGTCCCGTACCGCTTCGGATCCCGCACCGACAACGACGGCCGCACCCAGCCGGCCACCGTCGCAAGCCTGACCGCCCTGTTGACCGCCTTCTTCCCGCAGCTCACCGGTACGGAGATCACGCACGCCTGGTCGGGCGTCCTCGGCGTCCCCCGCGACTGGTGCGCCACCGTCACCCTGGACCGCGCCTCGGGCCTGGGCTGGGCGGGCGGCTACGTCGGCTCCGGCGTCGCCACCTCCAACCTCGCCGCCCGCACCCTGCGCGACCTGGTCCTCGGCGAGTCCACCGAGCTGACCGCCCTCCCCTGGGTGAACCACCGCGTCCGCCGCTGGGAGCCGGAGCCGTTGCGCTGGCTCGGCGTCCAGGCCCTCTACGCCGCCTACCGCGAGGCCGACCGCCGCGAGAGCGCCACCCACCGCCCGACGACGACCCCCCTGGCCCGCCTGGCCGACCGCATCTCGGGCCGCGGCTGA
- a CDS encoding zinc-binding dehydrogenase — protein sequence MRAVRLHAFGPAENLSYELTDTPVPAPGQVRIAVAAAGVHLLDTSLRRGVQGPPAPLPELPTVPGREVAGTVDALGPGTDPAWLGRTVVVHLGFAPGGYAQYAVADADRLHPVPDGLDPAAAVAMIGTGRTTLGILQFADLGPDSVALVPAAAGGIGTLLVQYAVNVGATVIALAGGPAKTALAAANGAHLALDYTDPTWADAVRAHHPGGATVLFDSVGGETARTALGLLAPGARHLVFGWSGGPLDLTEAERADLDARGITTRGVLGPTMLQQVGAPDPLRVLETRALAEAAAGRLRPALTRYPLAEAATAHHDLETRATTGKVVLEP from the coding sequence ATGCGAGCCGTCCGCCTCCACGCCTTCGGCCCCGCCGAGAACCTCTCCTACGAGCTCACGGACACCCCCGTCCCGGCCCCCGGCCAGGTGCGCATCGCCGTTGCCGCCGCCGGCGTCCACCTCCTCGACACCAGCCTCCGCCGGGGCGTCCAGGGCCCTCCCGCCCCGCTTCCCGAGCTCCCCACCGTGCCTGGCCGCGAGGTCGCCGGCACCGTCGACGCCCTCGGCCCCGGCACCGACCCCGCCTGGCTCGGCCGCACCGTCGTCGTCCACCTCGGCTTCGCGCCCGGCGGCTACGCCCAGTACGCCGTCGCCGACGCCGACCGCCTGCACCCCGTACCGGACGGCCTCGACCCCGCCGCGGCCGTCGCCATGATCGGCACCGGCCGCACCACCCTCGGGATCCTGCAGTTCGCCGACCTCGGCCCGGACTCCGTCGCCCTGGTACCCGCCGCCGCGGGCGGCATCGGCACCCTCCTCGTCCAGTACGCGGTGAACGTCGGCGCCACCGTCATCGCCCTCGCCGGCGGCCCCGCCAAGACCGCCTTGGCCGCCGCCAACGGCGCCCACCTCGCCCTCGACTACACCGACCCCACCTGGGCCGACGCCGTACGCGCCCACCACCCCGGCGGAGCCACCGTCCTCTTCGACTCCGTCGGAGGCGAAACCGCCCGCACCGCCCTCGGCCTGCTCGCCCCCGGCGCCCGCCACCTCGTCTTCGGCTGGTCCGGGGGCCCCCTCGACCTCACCGAAGCCGAGCGCGCCGACCTCGACGCCCGCGGCATCACCACCCGCGGCGTCCTCGGCCCCACGATGCTCCAGCAGGTCGGCGCCCCCGACCCGCTGCGCGTCCTGGAGACCCGCGCCCTCGCCGAAGCCGCCGCGGGCCGCCTGCGCCCCGCCCTCACCCGCTACCCGCTCGCCGAGGCCGCCACCGCCCACCACGACCTGGAGACCCGAGCCACCACCGGCAAGGTCGTCCTGGAACCCTGA
- a CDS encoding GNAT family N-acetyltransferase codes for MIRSAEITDVPAIHTMIRELAAYEKVPHEARATEEQLREALFGPRPAVFAHVAETDDGEVVGFAVWFLSFSTWRGVHGIYLEDLYVRPGVRGGGHGKALLRELARTCVERGYGRLEWSVLNWNAPTIAFYEALGARPQEEWSVYRLTDGPLAELAV; via the coding sequence ATGATCCGTAGCGCTGAAATCACCGATGTCCCCGCCATCCACACGATGATCCGCGAGCTCGCCGCGTACGAGAAGGTGCCGCACGAGGCGAGGGCCACCGAGGAGCAGTTGCGGGAGGCGCTGTTCGGTCCGCGCCCGGCGGTGTTCGCGCACGTCGCGGAGACGGATGACGGGGAGGTCGTCGGTTTCGCGGTGTGGTTCCTCTCCTTCTCGACGTGGCGCGGGGTGCACGGGATCTATCTGGAGGACCTGTACGTACGGCCCGGCGTGCGCGGCGGCGGTCACGGCAAGGCGCTGCTGCGGGAGTTGGCGCGGACGTGCGTGGAGCGGGGCTACGGGCGGCTGGAGTGGTCGGTGCTGAACTGGAACGCGCCGACGATCGCCTTCTACGAGGCCCTGGGCGCGCGGCCGCAGGAGGAGTGGTCGGTGTACCGGCTCACCGACGGGCCGCTCGCGGAGCTGGCGGTTTAG
- the rlmB gene encoding 23S rRNA (guanosine(2251)-2'-O)-methyltransferase RlmB, producing MAGNSQRRNRRTSNKKGATVGSGGQRRKGLEGRGPTPKAEDRKKHKANRISNAMARQAAKRRPAPRRGGPKGTSEMVVGRNPVFEALRDGVPATTLYVQQFIDNDERVREALQLAGERGNINLMEAPRPELDRMTNGLNHQGLVLQVPPYEYAHPEDLTAAAYDNGDDPLIVALDGVTDPRNLGAIVRSVSAFGGHGVVIPERRAAGMTAGAWKTSAGTAARTPVSRVTNLTRALQDYKKAGITVVGLAAEGTHEVQDLEVLGGPVVIVVGSEGKGLGRLVGENCDYLVRIPMPGGAESLNAGVAAGVVLYEAARRRATRGRV from the coding sequence ATGGCCGGGAACAGCCAGCGCAGGAACCGCCGCACGTCCAACAAGAAGGGCGCGACGGTCGGCAGCGGTGGCCAGCGGCGCAAGGGCCTGGAAGGCAGGGGCCCCACGCCCAAGGCCGAGGACCGCAAGAAGCACAAGGCCAACCGCATCAGCAACGCCATGGCCCGGCAGGCCGCCAAGCGCCGCCCGGCCCCGCGCCGCGGCGGTCCCAAGGGCACCAGCGAGATGGTGGTCGGCCGCAACCCGGTCTTCGAGGCGCTGCGCGACGGGGTCCCGGCCACCACGCTCTACGTCCAGCAGTTCATCGACAACGACGAGCGCGTCCGCGAGGCCCTCCAGCTCGCCGGCGAGCGCGGCAACATCAACCTGATGGAAGCCCCGCGCCCCGAGCTCGACCGCATGACCAACGGGCTCAACCACCAGGGCCTGGTCCTCCAGGTCCCGCCGTACGAGTACGCGCACCCCGAGGACCTCACCGCGGCCGCCTACGACAACGGCGACGACCCGCTGATCGTCGCCCTCGACGGCGTCACCGACCCGCGCAACCTCGGCGCGATCGTCCGTTCCGTCTCCGCCTTCGGCGGCCACGGCGTGGTCATCCCCGAGCGCCGCGCCGCCGGCATGACCGCCGGTGCGTGGAAGACCTCGGCCGGCACCGCCGCCCGTACCCCGGTCTCGCGCGTCACCAACCTGACCCGCGCCCTCCAGGACTACAAGAAGGCCGGCATCACCGTCGTCGGCCTCGCGGCCGAGGGCACCCACGAGGTCCAGGACCTCGAGGTGCTCGGCGGCCCGGTCGTCATCGTCGTCGGCTCCGAGGGCAAGGGGCTGGGCCGTCTCGTCGGCGAGAACTGCGACTACCTCGTGCGCATCCCGATGCCGGGCGGCGCCGAGTCGCTCAACGCCGGTGTCGCCGCGGGCGTCGTGCTCTACGAGGCGGCCCGCCGCCGCGCCACCCGCGGCCGCGTCTGA
- a CDS encoding response regulator transcription factor, with amino-acid sequence MTTILLCDDHVVVRAGLLALLGSEPDIEVLGEAGSGEEAVALAARLRPDVVLMDLQLGEGIDGVEATRRITALPTPPHILVLTTYDTDADITRAIGAGATGYLLKAERPEELFAAIHSAAQGRTTLSAPVASRVMAHMRGTRPTLTDRELDILGQLARGLGNRDIARALFISEATVKTHLGRIYDKLGVDTRAGAVSVAKEQRLLPS; translated from the coding sequence ATGACGACGATCCTCCTCTGCGACGACCACGTGGTGGTCCGCGCCGGACTCCTGGCCCTGCTCGGCAGCGAGCCGGACATCGAGGTCCTCGGCGAGGCGGGCAGCGGTGAGGAAGCGGTCGCCCTCGCCGCCAGGCTCCGCCCCGACGTGGTCCTGATGGACCTCCAGCTGGGCGAGGGCATCGACGGCGTCGAGGCCACCCGCCGCATCACCGCGCTCCCCACGCCCCCGCACATCCTGGTCCTCACCACCTACGACACCGACGCGGACATCACCCGGGCGATCGGCGCGGGCGCCACCGGCTACCTCCTCAAGGCCGAACGCCCCGAGGAGCTCTTCGCCGCCATCCACTCCGCGGCCCAGGGCCGCACCACGCTGTCCGCGCCGGTGGCCAGCCGCGTCATGGCCCACATGCGCGGCACCCGCCCCACCCTGACCGACCGCGAACTGGACATCCTCGGCCAGCTGGCCCGCGGCCTCGGGAACCGCGACATCGCCCGCGCCCTGTTCATCAGCGAAGCCACGGTCAAGACCCACCTGGGCCGCATCTACGACAAACTCGGCGTCGACACCCGCGCGGGCGCGGTCTCGGTGGCCAAGGAACAGCGCCTCCTGCCGTCCTGA
- a CDS encoding nucleotidyltransferase family protein, with amino-acid sequence MTDDHRSAPPAPSAAAFPAAPTQAVVLAGGQGSRLRPYTDDRPKPMVEIPGTGVPIIGHQLAWLAAEGVTDAVVSCGHLAEVLQEWLAGARLPLRVTTVVEEEPLGRGGGLKYAARRLPHPDRAWYATNGDVWTRFSLRDMAAFHAERDAVATLALARPRIPWGVVETNEFGHVLDFIEAPPSPYLVNAGVYVFSPEFAALLPDLGDHERTTFPRLARERRLAGFPLPQGAYWRAIDTAKDLTEAARELAAQTGS; translated from the coding sequence ATGACCGACGACCACCGATCCGCTCCGCCCGCTCCCTCCGCAGCCGCGTTCCCCGCCGCCCCCACCCAGGCCGTCGTCCTGGCGGGCGGCCAGGGGTCGCGGCTGCGTCCGTACACGGACGACCGTCCGAAGCCGATGGTCGAGATCCCGGGGACGGGGGTGCCGATCATCGGGCACCAGCTGGCCTGGCTGGCCGCCGAGGGGGTCACGGACGCCGTGGTCTCCTGCGGGCACCTCGCCGAGGTGCTCCAGGAGTGGCTGGCCGGGGCCCGGTTGCCGCTGCGCGTCACCACGGTGGTCGAGGAGGAGCCGCTGGGCCGCGGCGGCGGTCTCAAGTACGCCGCCCGCCGGCTCCCGCACCCCGACCGGGCCTGGTACGCGACGAACGGCGATGTCTGGACCCGCTTCTCGCTCCGCGACATGGCGGCCTTCCACGCCGAGCGGGACGCGGTGGCCACGCTCGCGCTGGCCCGGCCGCGGATCCCGTGGGGGGTCGTGGAGACCAACGAGTTCGGGCACGTGCTGGACTTCATCGAGGCCCCGCCGTCGCCCTACCTCGTCAACGCGGGGGTGTACGTCTTCAGCCCCGAATTCGCCGCGCTGCTCCCGGACTTGGGGGATCACGAGCGGACGACGTTCCCGCGTCTGGCCCGTGAGCGACGCCTCGCGGGCTTCCCGCTGCCCCAGGGGGCCTACTGGCGGGCCATCGACACCGCGAAGGACCTCACCGAGGCCGCAAGGGAGTTGGCGGCGCAGACGGGCTCCTGA
- a CDS encoding DoxX family protein, which produces MSVDTRTSGFDDQPALSMVKVPCDPAQVIVNHASFRVRLAPSPSARSKPAKAPGRAPVLGGAVVAAAGATRRRAPVVWSGKSDAGDAAAMGGLLQAVREAGRGHDEYDGGATQVIPRVDMVHDLAEDTLATPTVIGQRSYGDPAETRPLAAVRDLPYQGPPGSGPGADSRRSGPDTRGQASYYPGRRMNLGVVLLPLRVFLGFISIYAGMGKLCDPVYFDGGERGSMVTWLHTLNPWALAEPLRDFALAHPVGAGLSVAFLQVIVGVLTVFGLWQRFAACFGALLSAALLMTVSWKTVPAYDAPDIIYLAAWSPLIIAGAPVYSLDGRLAGEAWRTLGPRSEIWRLRRRVLRRGAVMATVVCGLTLLVGSLLGGAVRSSTVVTVPGPGEAPSNYLPGRPLPQAPAKQQPGQRQPSQSPSKAASPSASATEPATKSGKTASGSPSKGTSGTRSESPTATRGTTGKQQTPRATPRQSSSPRQPSSAGTTSGGAPAPKQPGLIGGLIG; this is translated from the coding sequence ATGAGTGTGGACACCAGAACGTCAGGGTTCGACGACCAGCCCGCGCTGAGCATGGTCAAGGTGCCGTGCGACCCCGCACAGGTCATCGTCAACCACGCCAGCTTCCGCGTGCGGCTCGCACCGAGCCCGAGCGCGCGTTCCAAGCCCGCGAAGGCCCCCGGCCGCGCACCCGTCCTGGGTGGCGCCGTGGTGGCGGCCGCCGGGGCCACCCGCCGCCGGGCCCCCGTGGTCTGGAGCGGCAAGTCCGACGCCGGCGACGCCGCGGCCATGGGCGGACTGCTCCAGGCCGTCCGCGAGGCCGGGCGCGGACACGACGAGTACGACGGCGGCGCCACCCAGGTCATCCCGCGCGTGGACATGGTCCACGACCTCGCCGAGGACACCCTCGCCACGCCGACCGTCATCGGCCAGCGCAGCTACGGGGACCCCGCCGAGACGCGTCCGCTGGCCGCCGTACGGGACCTGCCGTACCAGGGGCCGCCCGGCTCCGGGCCCGGCGCGGACTCCCGCCGGTCCGGCCCCGACACGCGCGGGCAGGCCTCGTACTACCCCGGCCGCCGGATGAACCTCGGCGTCGTGCTGCTCCCGCTGCGCGTCTTCCTCGGATTCATCTCCATCTACGCCGGCATGGGCAAGCTGTGCGACCCCGTCTACTTCGACGGCGGCGAGCGCGGCTCCATGGTCACCTGGCTGCACACGCTGAACCCGTGGGCACTGGCCGAGCCGCTGCGCGACTTCGCGCTCGCGCACCCGGTCGGCGCGGGACTGAGCGTGGCCTTCCTCCAGGTCATCGTGGGCGTGCTGACGGTCTTCGGTCTGTGGCAGCGGTTCGCCGCCTGCTTCGGGGCGCTGCTGTCCGCAGCGCTGCTGATGACCGTGAGCTGGAAGACCGTCCCGGCCTACGACGCGCCCGACATCATCTACCTCGCCGCCTGGAGCCCGCTGATCATCGCGGGTGCCCCGGTCTACTCCCTCGACGGGCGCCTCGCCGGCGAGGCCTGGCGGACCCTCGGGCCGCGCTCCGAGATCTGGCGGCTGCGGCGGCGCGTGCTGCGCCGCGGGGCCGTCATGGCCACCGTCGTCTGCGGGCTCACCCTGCTCGTCGGCTCGCTCCTCGGCGGCGCCGTCCGCTCCTCCACCGTCGTCACCGTCCCCGGGCCGGGCGAGGCCCCCAGCAACTACCTGCCGGGCCGCCCGCTGCCGCAGGCGCCGGCGAAGCAGCAGCCGGGCCAGCGGCAGCCCTCGCAGTCGCCGAGCAAGGCGGCGTCGCCCTCGGCGAGTGCGACCGAGCCCGCCACGAAGTCCGGGAAGACCGCGTCCGGCAGCCCCTCCAAGGGGACCTCGGGGACGCGCTCCGAGTCGCCCACCGCGACGCGGGGCACCACCGGCAAGCAGCAGACCCCGCGCGCCACGCCCCGGCAGTCCTCCTCGCCGAGGCAGCCGTCCTCTGCCGGGACCACGAGCGGCGGGGCTCCGGCCCCGAAGCAGCCGGGCCTGATCGGCGGGCTCATCGGCTGA